A DNA window from Thalassospiraceae bacterium LMO-JJ14 contains the following coding sequences:
- a CDS encoding demethoxyubiquinone hydroxylase family protein — MSTRRKPHRMPGDLSRKDMLESMIRVDHAGEYGAVRIYEGQLAVLGKSADRADIEHMADQERAHLDKFNQLIRANKVRPTALMPLWHAAGFALGAGTALLGEKAAHACTVAVEEVIDEHYAEQVAALDAEGDQQDLRDTCEKFRLEELEHRATALEKGAEEAPGYEVLKAAVKTGSRIAIWLSKRI; from the coding sequence ATGAGCACGCGCCGAAAACCGCACCGCATGCCGGGCGACCTTTCCAGGAAAGACATGCTGGAAAGCATGATCCGCGTCGATCATGCGGGTGAATACGGTGCTGTCAGGATTTACGAGGGCCAACTCGCGGTGCTCGGTAAGAGCGCCGACCGGGCCGATATCGAACACATGGCCGATCAGGAACGCGCTCATCTCGACAAGTTCAATCAGCTGATCCGCGCCAACAAGGTGCGGCCGACGGCGCTGATGCCGCTGTGGCATGCCGCCGGGTTCGCGCTGGGCGCGGGCACGGCACTGCTGGGCGAGAAAGCGGCGCACGCCTGCACCGTCGCCGTCGAGGAAGTGATCGACGAACATTACGCCGAGCAGGTCGCGGCGCTGGATGCCGAGGGCGATCAGCAGGACCTGCGCGACACCTGCGAGAAATTCCGCCTCGAAGAACTCGAACACCGCGCGACAGCGCTTGAAAAAGGCGCCGAGGAAGCCCCCGGTTACGAGGTGCTGAAAGCCGCCGTCAAGACGGGCTCGCGGATCGCGATCTGGCTCTCGAAAAGGATTTAG
- a CDS encoding transporter substrate-binding domain-containing protein — translation MYEDILSELSEPGVLRVGVNLGNILLVTGESANGDPEGISPDMSAAIAEKLGVDVRYVTRPRPGDLADALEEDAWDIALIAIEPKRAETIFFSDPYVEIEATYLVPEGSPLQTIEDVDQPGIRIAVSERAAYDLYLSRTLKHATLHRGVGLPGAFELFKTEKLDALAGLVPALRENAEELPGSRLMPGQYTAVQQAIGTKHENKNLAAFVNEFVADAIAGGFVAELIDKHGVTGKLAVAGKS, via the coding sequence GTGTATGAAGACATTCTTTCGGAATTGAGCGAACCCGGCGTGCTGCGTGTCGGCGTTAATCTCGGCAACATCCTGCTGGTGACCGGCGAAAGCGCCAACGGCGACCCGGAAGGGATTTCGCCGGACATGTCGGCGGCGATCGCTGAAAAGCTCGGCGTCGATGTCCGCTACGTCACGCGCCCGCGTCCGGGCGATCTGGCCGACGCCCTGGAAGAAGACGCCTGGGACATCGCGCTGATCGCCATCGAGCCGAAGCGCGCCGAGACGATCTTTTTCAGCGATCCGTATGTCGAGATCGAAGCCACCTATCTTGTCCCCGAAGGATCGCCGTTGCAGACGATCGAGGATGTGGACCAGCCGGGCATCCGGATCGCCGTTTCCGAACGCGCGGCCTATGACCTGTATCTGAGCCGGACCCTGAAACACGCGACCCTGCACCGCGGCGTCGGCCTGCCCGGCGCGTTCGAGCTGTTCAAGACGGAAAAGCTCGATGCCCTGGCCGGGCTTGTCCCCGCGCTCCGGGAAAACGCGGAAGAGCTGCCGGGTTCGCGGCTGATGCCGGGTCAATACACCGCCGTGCAGCAGGCCATCGGCACCAAGCACGAAAACAAGAACCTGGCGGCATTCGTGAATGAATTCGTCGCCGACGCCATTGCCGGCGGGTTCGTCGCCGAACTGATCGACAAACACGGCGTCACCGGCAAACTGGCCGTTGCCGGGAAAAGCTGA
- a CDS encoding rhodanese-related sulfurtransferase — translation MTDIVVAAFYHFTRFDDPAGLCVPLRARLSDHGLKGTVLIAPEGVNGTLAGTRAGIDAALAALRALPGCCALEHKESYAEEMPFYRLKVRLKKEIVTMGVADIDPSSSVGTYVAPADWNDLICDPDTVVIDTRNDYEVGIGSFEGAINPQTASFRDFPGWLQEHRAELENKKVAMFCTGGIRCEKATSYLKAQGIDDVFHLKGGILKYLEEVPETESRWQGECFVFDYRVSVKHGLELGEHELCHACRRPVDPAGRASPNYVPGVSCDHCIDERTDEQRARYAARQAQVERAEERGEAHLGAIYRPLNKSSAESG, via the coding sequence ATGACGGATATCGTTGTTGCCGCATTTTACCATTTCACCCGCTTCGACGATCCGGCGGGATTGTGCGTGCCGTTACGGGCGCGGCTGTCGGATCACGGCCTGAAGGGGACGGTGCTGATCGCGCCGGAGGGCGTCAACGGCACGCTCGCCGGCACGCGGGCGGGTATCGATGCGGCTCTGGCGGCGCTGCGGGCCTTGCCCGGGTGCTGCGCGCTCGAGCACAAGGAATCCTACGCCGAGGAGATGCCGTTCTATCGCCTCAAGGTGCGCCTGAAGAAGGAAATCGTCACCATGGGCGTGGCGGATATCGATCCGTCGTCGAGCGTCGGCACCTATGTCGCGCCGGCCGACTGGAACGACCTGATCTGCGACCCGGACACGGTCGTGATCGACACCCGCAACGATTACGAAGTCGGGATCGGCAGCTTCGAAGGGGCGATCAATCCGCAGACGGCCAGCTTCCGCGACTTTCCCGGGTGGCTGCAGGAACACCGCGCAGAGCTGGAAAACAAAAAGGTCGCGATGTTCTGCACCGGCGGCATCCGCTGCGAAAAGGCGACGTCGTATCTGAAGGCACAGGGCATCGATGACGTGTTCCACCTCAAGGGCGGCATCCTGAAATACCTGGAGGAGGTTCCCGAAACCGAGAGCCGCTGGCAGGGCGAATGCTTCGTCTTCGATTACCGGGTGTCGGTGAAACACGGCCTTGAACTCGGCGAGCACGAACTGTGTCACGCCTGCCGCCGCCCCGTCGATCCGGCCGGGCGCGCGTCGCCGAACTATGTGCCGGGCGTGTCGTGCGACCACTGCATCGACGAACGCACGGACGAACAGCGCGCGCGCTATGCGGCGCGGCAGGCCCAGGTCGAGCGGGCGGAAGAACGCGGCGAGGCGCATCTGGGCGCAATTTATAGACCCCTCAATAAATCATCCGCCGAGAGCGGTTGA
- a CDS encoding YqaA family protein — protein sequence MLRALYDKALEWSAHRHAIWILALVSFAESSFFLIPPDVLLIPMVLSARTKWFRIALVCTVASVLGGLFGYFIGAFLFDEIGRPILDMYHASAKFEAVRAAYNENGVWIVFTAGFSPIPYKIFTIASGVTGMDIAPFVIASAVGRGARFFLVALLLWKFGKPIQAFIEKRLGLLTLAFCALLVVGIVVLKFLT from the coding sequence ATGTTGCGCGCGCTTTATGACAAGGCTCTTGAATGGTCGGCTCACCGGCACGCGATCTGGATTCTGGCGCTGGTTTCGTTCGCCGAAAGCTCGTTCTTCCTGATTCCGCCGGATGTTTTACTGATCCCGATGGTCTTGTCGGCGCGCACGAAATGGTTCCGGATTGCACTTGTCTGCACCGTTGCGTCGGTTCTGGGCGGGCTGTTCGGGTATTTCATCGGCGCCTTTCTGTTCGACGAGATCGGGCGGCCGATCCTCGATATGTACCATGCCTCGGCGAAGTTCGAGGCGGTGCGCGCGGCCTACAACGAAAACGGCGTATGGATCGTCTTTACCGCCGGGTTCAGCCCGATCCCGTACAAAATCTTCACCATCGCCAGCGGCGTCACGGGGATGGACATCGCACCCTTCGTGATCGCGTCCGCGGTCGGGCGCGGCGCGCGGTTCTTCCTCGTCGCGCTGCTGTTGTGGAAATTCGGCAAGCCGATACAGGCGTTTATCGAAAAACGCCTGGGGCTGCTGACCCTTGCCTTCTGCGCCCTGCTGGTCGTCGGTATTGTCGTTCTCAAGTTTTTGACTTAA
- a CDS encoding serine/threonine-protein phosphatase, with the protein MEIDIGHFSCPGRNGGNQDVVLPPLFEGGYVWAAIADGVGGHVGGEVAARTAIETVKQEATQGSKAKLKSIINSAHKALVSKAETAASLTEMSTTLSIVRASRKQAEVAHIGDSRIYHLRDNGLMTRTKDQTEVNELIENRVLTKKEARRYPRRHVLLNSLSVREHSNVFETSFSVCPGDRIILLTDGVYEVLLRSEIRDLSLKSATCNELCAHIKSEIEDRGIVDDYSVCAFSIN; encoded by the coding sequence ATGGAAATTGATATTGGTCATTTTTCCTGCCCAGGAAGAAATGGGGGCAATCAAGATGTCGTATTACCGCCACTATTTGAGGGCGGATACGTTTGGGCGGCGATTGCGGACGGAGTCGGGGGCCATGTCGGCGGAGAAGTCGCTGCGCGAACCGCAATTGAGACCGTAAAACAAGAAGCCACCCAAGGCTCTAAGGCTAAATTAAAGTCTATAATTAACTCTGCTCATAAAGCGTTAGTGTCAAAAGCTGAGACTGCCGCCTCATTGACCGAAATGTCGACAACACTCTCCATTGTTCGCGCATCACGCAAGCAGGCAGAAGTTGCTCACATTGGTGACTCTAGGATTTATCATCTCCGCGACAATGGCCTCATGACAAGGACTAAAGATCAAACAGAAGTAAATGAACTTATTGAAAACAGAGTTCTCACAAAAAAAGAAGCGCGAAGATACCCAAGACGTCATGTTCTTCTAAATTCACTATCGGTCAGAGAGCATTCCAACGTTTTTGAAACATCCTTTAGTGTGTGTCCTGGGGATAGAATTATTTTGCTTACCGACGGGGTATATGAAGTCCTACTTCGATCCGAGATACGAGACCTATCGTTGAAAAGTGCAACATGTAACGAACTGTGCGCACATATAAAGTCTGAAATAGAAGACCGTGGGATCGTTGATGATTATTCTGTTTGTGCATTTTCAATCAACTAA
- a CDS encoding GFA family protein yields the protein MTADTEHEGKCTCGHVRYRVHGAPMFVHCCHCRWCQRETGSAFALNAFIEADRVELIEGQPVAVTVPSPSGHGQTHWRCPECRVTVWSNYNRLGPAVNFIRVGALLNPDAMPPDIHIYTSTKQPWVVLGDGKPQVPEAYDRPAYWPEESLARLNAAIGK from the coding sequence ATGACCGCGGACACCGAACACGAAGGCAAATGCACCTGCGGGCATGTGCGCTACCGGGTGCACGGCGCACCGATGTTCGTGCATTGCTGCCATTGCCGCTGGTGTCAGCGCGAAACCGGTTCGGCCTTTGCGCTCAACGCGTTCATCGAGGCGGACCGGGTCGAACTGATCGAAGGGCAACCGGTGGCGGTCACCGTGCCGTCGCCGAGCGGCCATGGACAGACCCACTGGCGATGCCCGGAATGCCGCGTCACGGTGTGGAGCAATTACAACCGCCTCGGGCCCGCCGTGAATTTCATCCGCGTCGGTGCGCTGCTGAATCCGGATGCCATGCCGCCGGATATTCATATCTATACATCGACCAAGCAGCCGTGGGTCGTGCTCGGCGACGGCAAGCCGCAGGTGCCTGAAGCGTATGATCGCCCGGCGTACTGGCCCGAAGAGTCTCTGGCGCGCCTCAACGCTGCGATTGGGAAATAG
- a CDS encoding glutathione S-transferase produces MTDSSIDEMPVLYSFRRCPYAMRARMAIAAAGQRCALREVVLANKPPEMIAASPKGTVPVLALGDRQVIEESLEIMYWALGRNDPEGWLTPLHDDRAGVEALIAENDGPFKDDLDRYKYPTRYQNADPAAHRAGGLIFLEKLDARLNKTAYLCGDDFSLADAAIAPFVRQFANTDRAWFDALALTGVQRWLQVILESDRFLGVMEKYPAWETGMEEPVFPPA; encoded by the coding sequence ATGACGGACAGCAGCATTGACGAGATGCCCGTCCTGTACTCGTTCCGCCGCTGCCCCTATGCAATGCGGGCGCGCATGGCGATTGCCGCCGCCGGGCAAAGGTGCGCCTTGCGCGAAGTCGTGCTTGCAAACAAACCGCCGGAAATGATCGCGGCGTCGCCCAAGGGCACGGTCCCCGTACTGGCGCTGGGCGACCGCCAGGTGATCGAGGAAAGCCTGGAGATCATGTATTGGGCGCTCGGCCGCAACGATCCCGAAGGCTGGCTGACCCCGCTACATGATGACCGCGCCGGGGTCGAGGCGCTGATCGCAGAAAACGACGGCCCGTTCAAGGACGATCTGGATCGCTACAAATATCCGACCCGTTATCAGAACGCCGATCCCGCCGCGCATCGTGCCGGGGGGTTGATATTTCTCGAGAAACTGGACGCACGCCTGAATAAAACGGCGTATCTGTGCGGCGATGATTTCTCGCTCGCCGATGCGGCGATTGCGCCGTTCGTCCGCCAGTTCGCCAATACGGATCGCGCCTGGTTCGATGCCCTCGCGCTCACCGGCGTGCAACGCTGGTTGCAGGTTATCTTGGAATCGGACCGTTTCCTCGGCGTGATGGAAAAGTATCCTGCCTGGGAAACCGGTATGGAAGAGCCGGTCTTTCCACCGGCTTAA
- a CDS encoding RNA methyltransferase — MSGKTFAVVLVEPQLGENIGMCARAMWNCGLDDLRLVQPRDGWPSESARAAASGADTVIDNARVFETTADAIADLDFVLATTARPRDMTKPVFTPEAAARDMRTRLDGGQHTGVLFGKEAWGLNNDDVVLANAILTVPLNPAFTSLNLAQAVLLMSYEFYKLDDETPAHELRMPSDTRPANKDELNHLYEHLEKELEGAGFFTSAEKRPTMVRRLRNMLGRAGMTEQEVRMFRGIISALTRRNRIKPD, encoded by the coding sequence ATGAGCGGAAAAACCTTCGCGGTGGTGCTGGTCGAGCCGCAACTCGGCGAAAACATCGGCATGTGCGCACGCGCCATGTGGAACTGCGGCCTCGACGATCTGCGTCTCGTTCAGCCGCGTGACGGCTGGCCGTCCGAAAGTGCGCGCGCCGCCGCATCCGGCGCCGATACGGTCATCGACAATGCCCGCGTCTTCGAAACCACCGCGGACGCCATCGCCGATCTCGACTTCGTCCTGGCGACAACCGCCAGACCGCGCGACATGACCAAGCCGGTCTTCACACCCGAAGCCGCCGCCCGGGACATGCGGACACGCCTGGACGGCGGACAACATACCGGTGTGCTGTTCGGCAAGGAAGCCTGGGGCCTCAACAACGATGACGTGGTTCTCGCCAACGCCATCCTGACGGTGCCGCTGAACCCGGCGTTCACCTCGCTCAATCTGGCCCAGGCGGTGCTTTTGATGAGTTACGAGTTCTACAAGCTGGACGACGAGACGCCGGCACACGAGCTGCGGATGCCGTCCGACACCCGCCCGGCCAACAAGGACGAGTTGAACCATCTGTACGAACATCTTGAAAAAGAACTCGAAGGCGCCGGTTTTTTCACCTCCGCCGAGAAACGGCCGACGATGGTCCGAAGGCTGCGCAACATGCTCGGCCGTGCCGGCATGACGGAACAGGAAGTACGCATGTTCAGGGGCATCATCTCGGCGCTGACCCGGCGCAACCGGATCAAGCCGGACTGA
- a CDS encoding serine/threonine-protein kinase, producing MAYEVVERIGNGGFGVVDEVKDDEGEYWAKKTLDVALQPHIDPDELRARFEREVRYQSEVAHPNVVKIHDYDLDADPPWFIMELAENSLADELEDDHTLSGDPRQPLFDILAGLQALHERGFKHRDLTPANVLKFVEEDGGIRYAISDFGLIAPEAGQTTTLTGSNMGGGTPMYRAPECAINFKRATAQSDIYSVGAILHDIFGGKQTRIPHIELTVPGPLGEIVQHCTKTNPRRRYSNVGALRERLYEVLSVEEISFTSVEEEEIVTLLKGSDHLSDDEWDRVFNQIDENDAGNQSNHAIFRVLSITHIEQLADEAPELLASLGDDYAKYAQLSGFDFDYCDVIGTRARAIFERAELDLQARIAVSMFMLGTRHNRWFVERIFLRMAGKEISDTLAERIKIELEVQNINFSRGIEHLEWSISASREDLHSILQDFLNDAENGN from the coding sequence TTGGCATATGAAGTCGTTGAAAGGATCGGAAATGGAGGATTTGGCGTAGTCGATGAGGTAAAGGATGACGAAGGTGAATATTGGGCAAAAAAAACGTTAGACGTCGCCCTTCAGCCTCACATTGACCCGGACGAGCTTCGCGCAAGATTCGAGAGAGAAGTAAGATATCAAAGCGAAGTAGCACATCCAAATGTCGTGAAAATTCATGATTATGACTTAGATGCCGATCCGCCATGGTTCATAATGGAGCTTGCGGAAAACAGCTTAGCGGATGAGCTTGAAGATGATCACACACTTAGTGGCGATCCAAGACAACCATTGTTTGACATATTGGCAGGTTTACAGGCACTGCATGAGCGTGGGTTCAAACATCGCGACCTAACTCCCGCAAACGTGCTGAAATTTGTCGAAGAAGATGGTGGCATCAGATATGCAATCTCTGATTTTGGGCTTATTGCGCCTGAGGCTGGGCAAACGACCACGTTGACTGGCAGTAATATGGGAGGCGGCACCCCGATGTATCGCGCGCCGGAATGCGCGATAAACTTCAAGCGGGCAACCGCACAGTCAGACATATATTCTGTTGGAGCGATCCTGCATGACATATTTGGCGGGAAACAAACTCGCATACCCCACATTGAACTGACTGTTCCTGGCCCATTGGGAGAAATTGTACAACATTGTACAAAAACAAATCCACGCAGACGTTATTCAAACGTCGGGGCGTTGCGGGAACGTTTGTATGAAGTTCTCAGCGTTGAAGAGATTAGTTTTACCTCTGTTGAAGAAGAAGAAATCGTAACGTTGCTCAAAGGGTCCGATCATTTATCCGACGACGAATGGGATCGGGTTTTTAACCAAATCGATGAAAACGATGCTGGAAATCAGTCGAACCACGCAATTTTTCGTGTATTGAGTATTACTCATATAGAGCAATTGGCTGACGAGGCACCTGAGTTATTAGCTTCTCTCGGAGACGATTATGCAAAATATGCACAACTTTCTGGGTTTGATTTCGATTATTGCGATGTGATTGGGACTAGAGCGCGTGCAATCTTCGAAAGGGCCGAACTCGACCTGCAGGCAAGGATAGCTGTCTCAATGTTTATGCTCGGCACCCGTCACAATAGATGGTTTGTTGAACGCATTTTCTTGCGTATGGCAGGAAAAGAGATATCTGACACGCTCGCCGAAAGAATAAAGATTGAGCTAGAAGTCCAAAATATCAATTTTTCAAGAGGAATAGAGCACTTAGAATGGTCTATCTCGGCTTCACGTGAGGATCTTCATTCTATTTTGCAAGACTTCTTAAATGATGCAGAAAATGGAAATTGA
- a CDS encoding alpha/beta hydrolase codes for MKVVERRLLAFLFLPLLLLAVACTPRLVDTGPAAWTPALYETHFWTRDGIALSYRRWLPETAPKAVIVALHGFNDYSAFFEQPAAYLMRQGIASYAYDQRGFGANGFRGRWFANDRLRMDALDFTRAVAAKHPGVPVYLLGESMGGAVAMTLGAEHATPWIAGTILSAPAVWSRDTMPWYQRASLWLAAHTLPALPLSGRGFKIKPSDNIEMLIQLGRDPLVIKGTRVDAINGLVDLMDEAMAAAPGLRGQALILYGGKDEIIRRGPTQQMLERLPPSPEETRKLAVYPGGYHMLLRDLAAETVWADIAHWLDNPASALPSGADKDARRQLNP; via the coding sequence ATGAAGGTTGTTGAGCGCCGCCTGCTTGCCTTTCTTTTCCTGCCACTCCTTCTTTTAGCGGTCGCCTGCACGCCCCGGCTCGTCGATACCGGCCCGGCGGCGTGGACCCCCGCGCTTTACGAGACGCACTTCTGGACCCGCGACGGCATCGCGCTTTCCTACCGGCGCTGGCTGCCGGAAACAGCGCCGAAAGCGGTGATCGTCGCACTGCACGGTTTCAACGATTACTCGGCGTTTTTCGAACAGCCGGCGGCTTATCTGATGCGGCAGGGCATCGCCAGCTATGCCTACGACCAACGCGGCTTCGGCGCCAACGGCTTTCGCGGCCGCTGGTTCGCGAACGACCGCCTGCGTATGGACGCTCTTGATTTCACCCGCGCCGTGGCCGCGAAGCACCCGGGCGTGCCCGTTTACCTGCTCGGCGAAAGCATGGGCGGCGCCGTCGCCATGACGCTGGGGGCGGAACACGCAACGCCGTGGATCGCCGGCACCATCCTGTCGGCGCCCGCCGTCTGGTCCCGCGACACCATGCCCTGGTATCAGCGCGCCTCGCTTTGGCTTGCCGCGCATACCCTGCCGGCGCTGCCGTTGAGCGGCCGGGGCTTCAAGATCAAACCGTCCGATAACATCGAAATGCTGATCCAGCTCGGCCGCGACCCGCTGGTGATCAAGGGCACCCGCGTCGATGCCATCAACGGCCTTGTCGACCTGATGGACGAAGCCATGGCGGCGGCCCCCGGCTTGCGCGGCCAGGCGCTGATCCTGTACGGCGGCAAGGATGAAATCATCCGCCGGGGACCGACACAGCAGATGCTGGAACGGCTGCCGCCGTCACCCGAAGAGACCCGGAAGCTGGCCGTCTATCCAGGCGGCTATCACATGCTGCTGCGCGATCTGGCGGCGGAAACGGTGTGGGCGGATATCGCGCACTGGCTCGATAACCCGGCCTCGGCGTTGCCGTCCGGTGCCGACAAGGACGCCCGCCGGCAGCTCAACCCGTAG
- a CDS encoding DsrE family protein → MAMPVSIANAHDGSDHHLIIHVDENDPSKMNLAMNNAANVTSYYAGKGQKVKIEIVAYGPGLMMLRPDKSPVADRIKHFAGSFDNITFDACGNTMQKMSKKEGTPVKVYDFAQVVPSGVIQIMTRQDEGWHYLRP, encoded by the coding sequence ATGGCAATGCCCGTTTCCATCGCCAACGCCCATGACGGATCCGATCACCACCTGATCATTCATGTCGACGAAAACGATCCTTCAAAAATGAACCTCGCCATGAACAATGCGGCGAACGTCACATCCTATTACGCAGGCAAAGGCCAGAAGGTCAAAATCGAGATCGTCGCCTACGGCCCGGGCCTGATGATGCTTCGCCCTGACAAGTCACCGGTCGCTGACCGCATCAAGCATTTCGCCGGCAGTTTCGACAACATCACCTTCGACGCCTGTGGCAACACCATGCAAAAAATGTCGAAGAAAGAAGGTACGCCGGTCAAAGTCTACGATTTCGCGCAAGTCGTGCCGTCCGGGGTTATCCAGATCATGACCCGCCAGGACGAGGGCTGGCATTATCTGCGCCCCTGA
- a CDS encoding ABC transporter ATP-binding protein, translating into MSQNPQHAEPEYAVEIEGLSKVYESSNKQAPKHALKDVSLKIKRGSFFGLLGPNGAGKSTLINILAGLVNRTSGSAKIWGHDIETDMRAARRSIGVVPQELNIDPFFTPRELLDLQAGLYGVPAAERQTDDVLAAVGLSDKADAYTRSLSGGMRRRLLVGKAMVHRPPVLVLDEPSAGVDVDLRRQLWTHVREMNEQGITVLLTTHYLEEAEAMCDEIAIINHGRIIACEPTETMLRRIDAKQMKVVLSKPLTRIPDALKPYNPTLGEADCLSVSFAPSETPARKVLQDIEDAGLVVRDFSTTDSDLEDIFIRLTHGDDDEGC; encoded by the coding sequence TTGAGCCAGAATCCACAGCACGCCGAACCGGAATACGCCGTCGAGATCGAAGGCCTGAGCAAGGTCTACGAAAGCTCCAACAAGCAGGCGCCGAAGCACGCCTTGAAGGACGTTTCGCTGAAGATTAAGCGCGGCTCGTTCTTCGGCCTTTTGGGGCCGAACGGGGCCGGTAAATCGACGCTGATCAACATTCTCGCGGGCCTCGTCAACCGCACGTCGGGTAGCGCGAAAATCTGGGGCCACGACATCGAAACCGACATGCGCGCGGCGCGCCGCTCGATCGGCGTGGTGCCGCAGGAGCTCAACATCGATCCGTTCTTCACGCCCAGGGAGCTGCTCGATCTGCAAGCCGGCCTCTATGGCGTGCCGGCGGCCGAGCGCCAGACCGACGACGTGCTTGCCGCCGTCGGTCTTTCCGACAAGGCCGACGCCTATACCCGTTCGCTGTCGGGCGGCATGCGGAGACGGCTACTTGTCGGCAAGGCGATGGTGCACCGCCCACCGGTTTTGGTCCTCGACGAGCCGTCGGCGGGCGTCGATGTCGATCTGCGCCGCCAGCTCTGGACCCATGTCCGCGAAATGAACGAGCAGGGAATCACCGTCCTTTTGACGACCCATTACCTGGAAGAGGCCGAGGCGATGTGCGACGAGATCGCCATCATCAACCACGGCCGCATCATCGCCTGCGAGCCGACCGAGACCATGCTGCGCCGGATCGACGCCAAGCAGATGAAGGTCGTGCTCAGCAAGCCGCTGACCAGGATCCCCGATGCGCTCAAGCCCTACAACCCGACGCTGGGCGAGGCGGATTGCCTGTCGGTCAGCTTTGCGCCGTCGGAGACCCCGGCCCGCAAGGTTCTTCAGGACATCGAGGACGCGGGGCTTGTTGTCCGGGATTTCTCGACCACGGATTCCGATCTCGAAGACATCTTCATCCGTCTGACGCACGGTGACGACGATGAAGGTTGTTGA
- a CDS encoding disulfide bond formation protein B, which produces MPNAETLNRYLPWALLAAAIGPLATAYIAEFGFDYEPCVLCLYQRVPYGAILVLGIAAFFMHDAGARRRIVLLASLTFLTGAGIAFYHVGVEQLWWASAAPCGSSGETITTTQDFLAALQKKPVKSCGDIDWTLFGVSMATYNVAASLAFAVASFCAWRRLANTDEV; this is translated from the coding sequence ATGCCGAACGCCGAGACCCTCAACCGTTATCTGCCCTGGGCGCTGTTGGCGGCCGCCATCGGCCCGCTCGCCACCGCCTATATCGCCGAATTCGGTTTCGATTACGAACCCTGCGTGCTGTGCCTTTATCAGCGCGTCCCTTATGGCGCGATCCTCGTGCTGGGCATCGCCGCGTTCTTCATGCATGACGCCGGTGCCAGGCGGCGGATCGTTCTGCTGGCGTCGCTGACGTTCCTGACAGGGGCCGGGATCGCTTTCTATCATGTCGGCGTCGAGCAACTGTGGTGGGCCTCGGCGGCGCCCTGCGGCTCGAGCGGCGAAACCATCACGACGACGCAGGATTTCCTCGCCGCGCTGCAGAAAAAACCCGTGAAGTCGTGCGGCGATATCGACTGGACACTTTTCGGCGTCTCCATGGCGACCTACAATGTCGCCGCATCGCTGGCTTTTGCCGTGGCATCGTTTTGTGCATGGCGCAGACTGGCTAACACCGACGAGGTCTAG